Proteins from one Amycolatopsis benzoatilytica AK 16/65 genomic window:
- a CDS encoding AraC family transcriptional regulator, with product MSISGHLPSAPTNTRDLAATASVAAHWHDEHQVVYASSGVLAVHTDDSRWITPAHRALWIPAGTVHSHRAYGVTRIHLFGFAQELSPLAVSEPTALAVTPLLRELLIAYTELGADRSAPAGQRMRAVLFDQLTLAPERPVRVPAARDPRLAAVCRLLEDDPSDNRSLDALGRVAGASGRTLTRLFRADTGMTFPQWRTQLRLYHALRLLTEGRSVTAVAQSCGFATTSAFIDVFRRSLGHTPGFCLHSGRSQPSG from the coding sequence ATGTCGATTTCCGGCCACCTGCCCTCGGCGCCGACGAACACTCGGGACCTGGCCGCGACCGCCAGCGTCGCCGCGCACTGGCACGACGAACATCAGGTCGTCTACGCGAGCAGCGGCGTGCTCGCGGTGCACACGGACGACTCGCGATGGATCACGCCAGCGCACCGAGCGCTGTGGATCCCGGCCGGGACAGTGCACTCCCACCGGGCATACGGCGTCACGCGAATCCACTTGTTCGGCTTCGCGCAGGAGCTGAGCCCGCTGGCCGTGTCCGAGCCGACCGCGCTCGCGGTGACGCCGTTGCTGCGTGAGTTGCTGATCGCCTACACCGAACTCGGCGCGGACCGATCGGCGCCAGCCGGGCAGCGGATGCGGGCAGTGCTGTTCGACCAGCTGACCCTCGCCCCGGAACGTCCGGTGCGGGTGCCGGCGGCGCGGGATCCGCGGCTGGCCGCGGTCTGCCGGCTGCTGGAGGACGATCCGTCCGACAACCGCAGCCTGGACGCGCTGGGCCGCGTGGCCGGAGCCAGTGGGCGGACGCTGACCCGGCTGTTCCGCGCGGACACCGGGATGACCTTCCCGCAGTGGCGTACCCAGCTGCGGCTGTATCACGCGCTGCGGCTGCTGACCGAAGGACGATCGGTCACCGCGGTGGCCCAGTCCTGCGGATTCGCCACCACGAGCGCGTTCATCGACGTGTTTCGACGGTCGCTGGGGCACACGCCCGGGTTTTGTCTCCACAGTGGACGGTCGCAGCCGTCCGGATGA
- a CDS encoding precorrin-2 C(20)-methyltransferase produces the protein MTGRLYGVGLGPGDPELMTVKAARLIGEADVIAYHCAQHGRSIARSVAEPYLREGQLEERLMYPVTTETTDHPGGYEGAIADFYELSAKKLAEHLDAGRDVVVLAEGDPFFYGSYMYMHERLAGRYEAEVVPGVTSVSAASAVLGRPLVQRDEVLTVLPGTLPAPELARRLADTEAAAVLKLGRTFGSVREALAEAGKLDDAWYIERATWGQQRVAPFAEVDPESAPYFSLALLPSPAYTSRVDGEPAPHAPAAVPVEGGEVVVIGLGPAGPEWLTPEASAELEAAEHIVGYGPYVARVPQRAGQQRHASGNRVEAERAVEALQLAASGAKVAVVSSGDPGVFAMASAVLEQVKDTGVRVRIVPGVTAAQAAAARIGAPLGHDYCVLSLSDRLKPWEIIERRLDAAGAADLVLALYNPASRTRLTQLANAREVLLRHREPGTPVVVARDVGGPEEDIRVTTLGELDPATVDMRCLLIVGSSRTVAEQRPDGRSVVWTPRSYS, from the coding sequence ATGACCGGGCGGCTCTACGGCGTCGGGCTCGGCCCCGGCGACCCGGAACTGATGACGGTCAAGGCGGCTCGGCTGATCGGCGAGGCGGACGTGATCGCCTACCACTGCGCACAGCACGGGCGCAGCATCGCGCGTTCGGTGGCGGAGCCGTACCTGCGCGAGGGCCAGCTGGAAGAGCGGCTGATGTACCCGGTGACCACGGAGACCACCGACCATCCGGGCGGCTACGAGGGCGCGATCGCCGATTTCTACGAGCTGAGCGCGAAGAAGCTCGCCGAGCACCTGGACGCCGGGCGCGACGTCGTGGTGCTGGCCGAGGGCGACCCGTTCTTCTACGGCTCGTACATGTACATGCACGAACGGCTGGCCGGGCGGTACGAGGCAGAAGTGGTGCCGGGCGTGACCTCGGTGAGCGCCGCGTCTGCGGTGCTCGGCCGTCCGCTGGTGCAGCGCGACGAGGTGCTCACCGTGCTGCCCGGGACGTTGCCCGCGCCCGAACTGGCGCGCCGGCTGGCCGACACCGAAGCGGCGGCGGTGCTGAAACTGGGCCGTACCTTCGGTTCCGTGCGGGAAGCGCTGGCCGAAGCCGGAAAGCTGGACGACGCCTGGTACATCGAGCGGGCGACCTGGGGGCAGCAGCGAGTCGCACCGTTCGCCGAGGTCGATCCGGAATCGGCGCCGTATTTCTCCTTGGCGCTGCTGCCCAGTCCGGCCTACACGTCCAGAGTGGACGGTGAACCGGCACCGCATGCCCCGGCGGCGGTGCCGGTGGAAGGCGGCGAGGTCGTCGTGATCGGGCTCGGCCCGGCCGGTCCGGAATGGCTGACCCCGGAAGCATCGGCCGAGCTGGAGGCGGCCGAGCACATCGTCGGGTACGGGCCCTACGTCGCGCGGGTGCCGCAGCGGGCCGGGCAGCAGCGGCACGCGTCGGGCAACCGGGTCGAAGCGGAACGGGCGGTGGAAGCGTTGCAGCTGGCCGCTTCCGGCGCGAAGGTGGCCGTGGTGTCGTCCGGGGACCCGGGCGTGTTCGCGATGGCTTCGGCGGTGCTGGAGCAGGTCAAGGACACCGGTGTGCGGGTGCGGATCGTGCCCGGCGTGACGGCGGCGCAGGCCGCGGCGGCGCGCATCGGAGCGCCGCTGGGTCACGACTATTGCGTGCTGTCCCTTTCGGACCGGTTGAAGCCGTGGGAGATCATCGAACGCCGGCTCGACGCGGCGGGCGCGGCGGATCTGGTGCTGGCGCTGTACAACCCGGCGTCGCGGACCCGGCTGACCCAGTTGGCGAACGCGCGGGAAGTCCTTCTGCGGCACCGGGAGCCGGGGACGCCAGTGGTGGTGGCTCGCGACGTCGGGGGACCGGAGGAGGACATCCGGGTGACCACGCTCGGCGAACTCGATCCGGCCACTGTGGACATGCGGTGCTTGCTGATCGTCGGCTCGTCGCGGACGGTGGCGGAGCAGCGGCCGGACGGCCGCTCGGTCGTGTGGACGCCGCGCAGCTATTCCTGA
- a CDS encoding precorrin-8X methylmutase, translating into MIDYLRDGAEIYRHSFATIREEADLAILPDDVAGVAVRMIHSCGMVDLVDDLRYSLDVVEAGRAALEAGAPILCDAKMIASGITRKRLPAANDVVCTLDDPSVPGLAERMGTTRSAAALELWRDRLPGSLVAIGNAPTALFRLLELLDEGVGAPAAIIGVPVGFVGAAESKVELARRAPAPYLVVHGRRGGSAMAVGAVNAIASAAE; encoded by the coding sequence GTGATCGACTACCTGCGGGACGGGGCCGAGATCTACCGGCACTCGTTCGCCACGATCCGCGAAGAGGCGGACCTGGCGATCCTGCCCGACGACGTCGCCGGCGTCGCGGTCCGGATGATCCACTCCTGCGGCATGGTCGACCTCGTCGACGACCTGCGCTATTCGCTCGACGTGGTCGAGGCGGGCCGCGCGGCGCTGGAGGCGGGCGCACCGATCCTGTGCGACGCGAAGATGATCGCCAGCGGCATCACCCGCAAGCGGCTGCCCGCCGCGAACGACGTCGTGTGCACATTGGACGACCCGAGCGTTCCCGGCCTGGCCGAGCGGATGGGCACTACGCGCTCGGCGGCCGCGCTGGAGCTGTGGCGCGACCGGCTGCCCGGTTCGCTGGTGGCCATCGGCAACGCGCCGACCGCGCTGTTCCGGTTGCTGGAACTGCTGGACGAGGGCGTCGGCGCACCGGCCGCGATCATCGGCGTGCCGGTCGGATTCGTCGGCGCCGCGGAGTCCAAAGTGGAATTGGCGCGGCGGGCGCCCGCGCCGTACCTGGTGGTGCACGGCAGGCGCGGCGGCAGCGCGATGGCCGTCGGCGCGGTCAACGCGATCGCGAGCGCGGCCGAATGA
- a CDS encoding nitrite/sulfite reductase, producing the protein MSRVRADACPGVFAPHDAADGPLARVRLPGGAVTADRLRALASCAEEFGDGDVHLTSRANVQLRGVRRPGLAARLAEAGLLPSLSHERVRNVLASPLSGVRGGLADVRGLAATLDRELCARPELAQLPGRFLFGFDDGRGDVAGTDVCWRAVSSSTGVVLLAGVDSGWLVPRDEAVSALLTVAETFARDRGTAWRIGELPDRLALLPDGPRQPPQERPSRIDETVGRIPRDDGGEAIGVAPRFGRLTAAQLRTLAEFGDAVVTPWRSVLLPGGADVARLHAAGLSADPATAKLTACIGAPGCAKSLADIRADAAPLVADGMRVHVSGCARRCGRPSEAHRDVVAEPGGYRVDGRWTPASGLADAVARKGPS; encoded by the coding sequence ATGTCTCGTGTGCGCGCCGACGCCTGTCCTGGGGTGTTCGCCCCGCACGACGCGGCGGACGGACCGCTCGCCCGGGTCCGGCTGCCCGGCGGCGCGGTGACTGCGGATCGGTTGCGCGCGCTGGCTTCCTGCGCGGAGGAGTTCGGGGACGGCGACGTGCACCTCACCTCGCGGGCGAACGTCCAGCTGCGTGGCGTCCGTCGCCCCGGCTTGGCTGCCCGGCTGGCCGAGGCCGGGTTGCTGCCGTCGCTGAGCCACGAACGCGTGCGGAACGTGCTGGCCTCGCCGTTGAGCGGGGTGCGCGGCGGGCTCGCCGACGTCCGGGGCTTGGCCGCGACTCTGGACCGGGAACTGTGCGCGCGGCCGGAGCTGGCGCAGCTGCCGGGCCGGTTCCTGTTCGGCTTCGACGACGGCCGCGGCGACGTCGCCGGTACCGACGTCTGCTGGCGCGCGGTGAGTTCCTCGACCGGCGTGGTGCTGCTGGCCGGGGTCGATTCGGGCTGGCTCGTGCCGCGGGACGAGGCGGTGTCCGCGCTGCTCACGGTGGCGGAAACGTTTGCGCGCGACCGGGGCACTGCGTGGCGAATCGGCGAGCTGCCGGATCGGCTCGCGCTCCTTCCGGACGGACCGAGGCAACCGCCGCAAGAGCGTCCGAGCCGCATCGACGAGACGGTCGGCCGGATCCCGCGCGACGACGGCGGCGAGGCGATCGGCGTCGCGCCGCGATTCGGCCGGTTGACAGCGGCCCAGCTGCGGACACTGGCGGAGTTCGGCGACGCGGTGGTCACGCCGTGGCGTTCGGTCCTGCTGCCCGGCGGCGCGGACGTCGCTCGCCTGCACGCGGCCGGTCTTTCCGCTGATCCGGCGACCGCGAAGCTCACCGCGTGCATCGGCGCGCCAGGTTGTGCGAAATCACTGGCCGACATCCGCGCGGATGCTGCGCCGCTGGTCGCGGACGGGATGCGGGTGCACGTCTCGGGGTGCGCGCGCCGGTGCGGGCGGCCCTCGGAGGCCCACCGCGACGTCGTGGCCGAACCCGGCGGCTACCGTGTCGACGGACGCTGGACCCCGGCGTCCGGTTTGGCCGATGCGGTGGCGAGAAAGGGACCTTCGTGA
- a CDS encoding ABC transporter ATP-binding protein: protein MRDQTDTVLRVEGLRMRYGTNDVLHGTSFTAHRGEILCLLGPNGAGKTTTIEILEGFRMRSAGEVSVLGTDPARGGEDWRARLGVVLQSWRDHGKWRVHELLSLLGAFYPPYSTERIRRPWDIDELIEAVGLTEHANKKIRQLSGGQRRRLDVAIGIVGRPELLFLDEPTAGFDPQARRDFHDLVHRLADDDTTILLTTHDLDEAEKLADRILILSSGHIVADGSPDQLSRQIAGEAEVRWTVGGQRFVHSTTEATKYVYELFKQHGEAVADLEVRRASLEETYLTLVQRAESGLAVAGAR from the coding sequence ATGAGAGACCAAACGGACACCGTGCTCCGGGTCGAGGGCCTGCGCATGCGCTACGGCACGAACGACGTCCTGCACGGCACGTCGTTCACCGCGCACCGGGGCGAGATTCTCTGCCTGCTGGGGCCGAACGGAGCAGGGAAAACCACCACCATCGAGATCCTCGAAGGGTTCCGCATGCGATCCGCCGGAGAGGTGTCGGTACTGGGCACCGACCCGGCCCGCGGCGGCGAGGACTGGCGCGCTCGGCTGGGAGTGGTCCTGCAGTCGTGGCGCGACCACGGCAAATGGCGGGTGCACGAACTGCTCAGCCTGCTCGGCGCGTTCTACCCGCCCTACTCCACAGAGCGGATCCGCCGGCCGTGGGACATCGACGAGCTGATCGAGGCGGTCGGGCTCACCGAGCACGCGAACAAGAAGATCCGGCAGCTCTCCGGCGGGCAGCGGCGCAGGCTGGACGTGGCGATCGGCATCGTCGGCCGGCCCGAGCTGCTGTTCCTGGACGAGCCGACGGCCGGGTTCGACCCGCAGGCCCGGCGCGATTTCCACGATCTGGTGCACCGGCTGGCCGACGACGACACCACGATCCTGCTCACCACGCACGACCTGGACGAGGCGGAGAAGCTCGCCGACCGGATCCTCATCCTCAGCAGCGGGCACATCGTCGCCGACGGTTCGCCGGACCAGCTCAGCCGCCAGATCGCCGGCGAGGCCGAGGTGCGCTGGACGGTCGGCGGGCAGCGGTTCGTGCACTCGACCACGGAGGCGACGAAGTACGTGTACGAGTTGTTCAAGCAACATGGCGAAGCCGTGGCAGACCTGGAGGTCCGACGCGCGTCGTTGGAGGAGACCTACCTGACCCTCGTGCAGCGCGCGGAGTCCGGCCTCGCCGTGGCAGGTGCGCGATGA